The sequence ATCAAAGCTAACTATGCCACAGCGAGTGGTTTCAGGCCTTGATCATAAACAGGTGGTATTAATCGCTGCAATCTTGGAAAAATATTTACACATAAAATTAAGCACTCACGACATCTTCTTCAAAGTAAGCGGAGGGTTTAAAATCAAAGGAAGCGAAACAGATTTAGGTATTGCACTCGCATTACTATCAAGCTACTTCCAATTGCCTTTACCAGAAAAATCTATCGCACTCGGAGAAATCAGTTTAACTGGTCAGATCAATCCAATTAACCAAATTAGTATGCATATTAAAGAGGCAGAAAAGTTTGGTGTCAAAAAGCTGCTGATCGCACATGCACAAAAAATTGAAAGCAACTCATCATGTACAACGCAACGATTTAAAAATGTATATGAGCTACTTTCACTCTTTAGCGAATAAAAAAAGTCATACTATTATTCACTATGACTTTAATACTGTATCAAGATACTCTTCAACTGCTTCTGGATCGGATTCCCCTACAGTTTCAGCTTCATAACCATCTGCCCATAAACAATCATCTTGATATAGATCATGCAGCTGCGAAAACTGCTCTTTCATACTTTTATCACTCATATTTTTAAAGTGATGTATCATGCTCTCAACACTAGTATCTGGACCTGATTGTACTACCATAACAACATGATCACTATTGACATGTACTTCATGCATTGTCCATTGCCGATCTTCTGCGGATTGGTGTAAAATACCACTTAACGCGTCCTTCATTGGATCAGACAACAACACATCTTCTCGACGCAAACCAAACGCTAAACAATATACCAAATTATGACGAACCATATAAAAACCCCTTTATAATCCTTAACACATATACGCAATCATTTTTTAAGAAAAATAAGATCCCTAAAATCACAAAAAACAATCAAACCCTATTTCAAAAAAAAAGACTCTGAAATTAATCAGAGTCTTTTTTAATTTAATCTGGCACTACCTACTTTTCCAGGCCGTCGCCAGCCAAGTATCATCGGCGCTACAGACTTAACTGCCGTATTCGGAATGGGAACGGGTGTTTCCCTGTAGCTATCCGCACCAGAAATTTTTTATTCTTAATTACTCATACAAGAGTAACAGAAAAATCTTTTATGTCAATCCACACAACTGTGGAAGAAATATTTGTAAGTAACTCACATTCAATCAAGGTTCATCAGCTATAATTATTATCGCAATTAAAACTCTCGGTCTATTAGTACTGGTAAGCTGAACACATTACTGTGCTTACACACCCAGCCTATCTACCTCGTAGTCTTCAAGGGACCTTACTTTTTATCAAAACGTCAATCCGAAGACCAACTAATTTCAATAAGGGGTATCTTATCTTGGAGCGAGTTTCCCACTTAGATGCTTTCAGCGGTTATCTCTTATAAACTTAGCTACCCAGCGCTGCTCTTGGAGAACAACTGGAACACCAGAGGTTTACTCATCCCGGTCCTCTCGTACTAGGGACAACCCTCCTCAAATACCCTACGCCCACGACGGATAAGGACCGAACTGTCTTACGACGTTCTGAACCCAGCTCGCGTACCACTTTAATAGGCGAACAGCCTAACCCTTGGGACCTGCTTCAGCCCCAGGATGTGATGAGCCGACATCGAGGTGCCAAACCTCCTCGTCGATATGGACTCTTAGAGGAGATCAGCCTGTTATCCCCGGCGTACCTTTTATCCGTTTAGCAATGGCCCTTCCATGCGGTACCACTGGATCACTAACTCCTGCTTTCGCACCTGCTCGACCTGTGTGTCTCGCAGTCAAGCTCCCTTATGCGTTTACGCTCTTACGACGATTTCTATTCGTCATGAGGGAACCTTTGAACGCCTCCGTTACTGTTTAGGAGGCGACCACCCCAGTCAAACTACCCACCAGACAATGTCCTTTGCCCGGATTACGGGTCAAAGTTAGGTTCTCAAACTCACAAGGGCGGTATTTCAAGGATGACTCCGCTGAAGCTAGCGCCTCAACATCACAGTCTCCCGCCTATCCTACACGAATAAATTCAAAAACCAATGTCAAGCTATAGTAAAGGTGCACGGGGTCTTTCCGTCCTTTCGCGGGTAGCCGGCATTTTCACCGACACTACAAATTCACTGAGTCTATCATTAAGACAGCGCCCAACTCGTTACGCCATTCATGCGGGTCGGAACTTACCCGACAAGGTACTTCGCTACCTTAGGACCGTTATAGTTACGGCCGCCGTTTACTGGTGCTTCAATTCAGAGCTTCGCTCCTAAGAGCTAACCCCTCCTATTAACATCCCAGCACTGGGCAGGCGTCAGACTTTATACTTCCTCTTACGAGTTCGCAAAGCCCTG is a genomic window of Candidatus Babeliales bacterium containing:
- the tnpA gene encoding IS200/IS605 family transposase, whose product is MVRHNLVYCLAFGLRREDVLLSDPMKDALSGILHQSAEDRQWTMHEVHVNSDHVVMVVQSGPDTSVESMIHHFKNMSDKSMKEQFSQLHDLYQDDCLWADGYEAETVGESDPEAVEEYLDTVLKS